The Agromyces hippuratus genome has a window encoding:
- the der gene encoding ribosome biogenesis GTPase Der, translating into MTDQSEEFDAPDDDLVERLAGVDDELAEQRAATLRSGLADYALDDDDLDVLELSEEGEEGIRYLPALPVIAIVGRPNVGKSALVNRILGRREAVVEDTPGVTRDRVSYKGEYLDRRFTLVDTGGWEPDAKGIDASVALQAEVAIELCDVVLFVVDATVGATSTDEHVVRLLRKTKKPVFLLANKVDDARQESEAAALWNLGLGEPHPVSALHGRGVADMLESVFKVLPQVSAVAKDEFGGPRRVAILGRPNVGKSSLLNKSAGEERVVVNELAGTTRDPVDEQIELGGKIWRFVDTAGIRRRVHLQQGADFYASLRTQAALEKAEVAVVLLDVSVPISEQDVRIIDLVLESGRALVLAYNKWDLLDDERRRYLEREIEQDLHHVAWAPRVNISAKTGRHLEKLVPALETALESWDTRIPTGKFNAFLTELTQEHPHPVRGGKQPRVLFGTQAASRPPTFVLFTTGFLDPGYRRFIQRRLREIYGFEGSPIVINMRVREKRDRSK; encoded by the coding sequence ATGACCGACCAGAGCGAAGAGTTCGACGCTCCCGACGACGACCTCGTCGAGCGTCTCGCCGGCGTCGACGACGAACTCGCCGAGCAGCGCGCAGCCACGCTGCGCTCGGGGCTCGCCGACTACGCGCTCGACGACGACGACCTCGACGTGCTCGAGCTCTCGGAGGAGGGCGAGGAGGGCATCCGCTACCTCCCCGCGCTGCCCGTCATCGCGATCGTCGGTCGACCGAACGTCGGCAAGTCCGCGCTCGTCAACCGCATCCTCGGCCGGCGCGAGGCCGTGGTCGAAGACACCCCCGGTGTCACGCGCGACCGCGTCTCGTACAAGGGCGAGTACCTCGACCGCCGCTTCACGCTCGTCGACACCGGCGGTTGGGAGCCCGACGCGAAGGGCATCGACGCCTCGGTCGCCCTGCAGGCCGAGGTCGCCATCGAGCTCTGCGACGTCGTGCTGTTCGTCGTCGACGCCACGGTCGGTGCGACCTCGACCGACGAGCACGTCGTTCGACTGCTCCGCAAGACCAAGAAGCCCGTGTTCCTGCTGGCCAACAAGGTCGACGACGCGCGCCAGGAGTCCGAGGCCGCAGCGCTCTGGAACCTCGGCCTCGGCGAGCCCCACCCGGTCTCGGCACTGCACGGTCGCGGCGTCGCCGACATGCTCGAGTCGGTCTTCAAGGTGCTGCCGCAGGTCTCGGCCGTCGCGAAGGACGAGTTCGGCGGTCCCCGCCGCGTCGCGATCCTCGGTCGCCCGAACGTCGGCAAGTCGAGCCTGCTCAACAAGTCGGCGGGCGAAGAGCGCGTCGTCGTGAACGAACTCGCCGGCACCACGCGCGACCCGGTCGACGAGCAGATCGAGCTCGGCGGCAAGATCTGGCGCTTCGTCGACACCGCCGGCATCCGTCGCCGTGTGCACCTGCAGCAGGGCGCCGACTTCTACGCCTCGCTCCGCACGCAGGCGGCGCTCGAGAAGGCCGAGGTCGCCGTCGTGCTCCTCGACGTCTCGGTGCCGATCTCCGAACAGGACGTGCGCATCATCGACCTCGTGCTCGAGTCGGGCCGCGCGCTCGTGCTCGCCTACAACAAGTGGGACCTGCTCGACGACGAACGCCGCCGGTACCTCGAGCGCGAGATCGAGCAGGACCTGCACCACGTCGCGTGGGCGCCCCGCGTCAACATCTCGGCCAAGACCGGCCGTCACCTCGAGAAGCTCGTTCCGGCGCTCGAGACGGCGCTCGAGTCGTGGGACACCCGTATTCCGACGGGCAAGTTCAACGCGTTCCTCACGGAGCTCACGCAGGAGCACCCGCACCCGGTTCGGGGCGGCAAGCAGCCCCGCGTGCTGTTCGGCACCCAGGCGGCCAGCCGCCCGCCGACATTCGTGCTCTTCACGACCGGGTTCCTCGACCCGGGCTACCGCCGGTTCATCCAGCGGCGCCTGCGCGAGATCTACGGCTTCGAGGGTTCGCCGATCGTCATCAACATGCGTGTGCGCGAGAAGCGCGACCGCTCGAAGTAG
- a CDS encoding SRPBCC family protein, with protein MSRRPSRSRAGSGAGVRGLYVEIVVRADLDEVWRLTQDPELHPRWDLRFSAITPESPLLDGTTRFTYERALGVHTIRGTGVSLGERTHADGGATSALRFDTDDPWSPLRDGRGYWRYIPTAEGVRFITGYDYEPGFGRLADLVIRPFVRWMTAWSFDRLRIWAETGVEPERWPVASVIMFWRGDRPRARRCRTAPPPRGAFAFVPDSLAALEQP; from the coding sequence ATGTCGCGACGCCCGAGTCGTTCCCGAGCGGGGAGCGGCGCGGGCGTTCGTGGTCTCTACGTCGAGATCGTCGTGCGCGCCGATCTCGACGAGGTGTGGCGGCTCACGCAGGACCCCGAGCTGCACCCGCGGTGGGATCTCCGCTTCTCGGCGATCACGCCCGAGTCGCCCCTGCTCGACGGCACCACGCGCTTCACGTACGAACGCGCGCTCGGCGTGCACACCATCCGCGGCACCGGCGTCTCGCTCGGCGAGCGAACCCATGCCGACGGCGGCGCGACCTCGGCGCTGCGATTCGACACGGATGACCCGTGGTCGCCGCTGCGCGACGGCCGGGGCTACTGGCGCTACATCCCGACCGCCGAGGGCGTGCGCTTCATCACGGGATACGACTACGAGCCCGGGTTCGGGCGGCTCGCCGATCTCGTCATCCGCCCGTTCGTGCGGTGGATGACGGCGTGGAGCTTCGACCGGCTGCGCATCTGGGCCGAGACCGGCGTGGAGCCGGAGCGCTGGCCGGTGGCATCCGTCATCATGTTCTGGCGGGGCGACCGGCCCCGCGCCCGACGATGCCGAACGGCGCCGCCGCCGCGCGGTGCATTCGCCTTCGTGCCCGACAGCCTCGCCGCCCTGGAGCAGCCATGA
- a CDS encoding DUF4166 domain-containing protein: MTEITGDARPPEAATLGAVFPRALGEDFGRLHPMMQRRFGVSIDGGYACIGRGVMTSIRRGPWWTLPFLQIGRLRNILIPDVGRDVPFTIENHAYVDPFGRETVTFVREYRVPGRRRPSRFDATMVFDPSRGAVVDYLGTHQHLAVDLTLEVEPDGSLLLRSGAQRFREGWIDFRFPMLFSGYAELRERFDDADGVFRVRLEVRNRVFGFLFGYEGWFVSEFPDAGGLPAQVLPKRHEARY, from the coding sequence ATGACCGAGATCACCGGCGATGCCCGACCGCCCGAAGCAGCGACGCTCGGTGCGGTGTTCCCTCGCGCGCTCGGCGAGGACTTCGGGCGTCTGCACCCGATGATGCAGCGCCGATTCGGGGTCTCGATCGATGGCGGGTACGCGTGCATCGGCCGCGGCGTGATGACGAGCATTCGACGCGGGCCGTGGTGGACGCTGCCGTTCCTGCAGATCGGGCGGCTCCGCAACATCCTGATCCCCGATGTGGGGCGCGACGTGCCGTTCACGATCGAGAACCACGCCTACGTCGACCCGTTCGGCCGGGAGACCGTGACCTTCGTGCGCGAGTACCGGGTGCCGGGTCGACGCCGGCCGAGTCGCTTCGATGCGACGATGGTGTTCGACCCCAGCCGCGGCGCCGTCGTCGACTACCTCGGGACGCATCAGCATCTCGCCGTCGACCTGACGCTCGAGGTCGAGCCCGACGGGTCGCTGCTGCTGCGTTCGGGCGCCCAGCGGTTCCGCGAGGGGTGGATCGACTTCCGATTCCCGATGCTGTTCTCGGGGTACGCGGAGCTGCGCGAGCGGTTCGACGACGCCGACGGCGTGTTCCGCGTGCGTCTGGAGGTGCGCAATCGCGTCTTCGGATTCCTCTTCGGGTACGAGGGATGGTTCGTGAGCGAGTTCCCCGATGCGGGCGGCCTGCCCGCGCAGGTGCTGCCGAAACGGCACGAGGCGCGGTACTGA
- a CDS encoding DUF167 domain-containing protein, whose product MEVSIRVKPGSRKGPLVEVLEGDPAAALVVFVRERAVDGAANDGVVAALAAHYGVPRSRVHILRGASSRVKRVRVDDD is encoded by the coding sequence ATGGAGGTCTCGATCCGGGTGAAGCCAGGCAGCCGCAAGGGCCCGCTCGTGGAGGTGCTCGAGGGCGACCCCGCAGCTGCGCTCGTCGTGTTCGTGCGGGAGCGCGCGGTCGACGGCGCCGCGAACGACGGGGTCGTCGCCGCCCTCGCCGCGCACTACGGCGTGCCGCGCAGTCGCGTGCACATCCTGCGCGGAGCGTCGTCGCGCGTGAAGCGTGTGCGCGTCGACGACGACTGA
- a CDS encoding CHAD domain-containing protein, translating into MALDDAGDHDDAGAVVLAALRAIAARLDEIEPAAVADEPDAVHRLRTNVRRLRSVIAVYGSLFDASEVDAVRRRYRELGRRLGAVRDLEVRLLVAEGALRDAAASADSDPVVLAPVMARLIAAATASHQLAHQDFVEHEARPGASRRRADLDELLTDAPATRLAGAAAGPVLGALLAREARRAVIRASGVDATSTLAQLHSVRRAGRRLRYAAEALSDSPDTTFDAPMGSLAAAGQGVQDVIGDHRDELLFASYLRDSAAVAGRSEPDRAVLEQLADAAQQRAAARIAGLEAAVRELRRAEQDWLLL; encoded by the coding sequence ATGGCTCTCGACGACGCGGGCGACCACGACGACGCCGGTGCGGTCGTGCTGGCGGCGCTGCGCGCGATCGCCGCCCGCCTCGATGAGATCGAGCCCGCGGCCGTCGCCGATGAACCGGATGCGGTGCATCGACTGCGTACGAACGTGCGCCGGCTTCGCAGCGTGATCGCCGTGTACGGATCTCTGTTCGACGCCTCGGAGGTCGACGCGGTACGCCGTCGGTATCGAGAGCTGGGTCGACGGCTGGGTGCCGTGCGCGACCTCGAGGTGCGGCTCCTGGTGGCCGAGGGGGCGCTGCGGGATGCCGCGGCGTCGGCGGATTCCGATCCTGTGGTGCTGGCGCCGGTCATGGCCCGCCTCATCGCCGCGGCGACCGCATCGCATCAGCTCGCGCACCAGGACTTCGTCGAACACGAGGCACGGCCGGGTGCCTCCCGGCGTCGCGCCGACCTCGACGAACTGCTCACCGACGCGCCCGCGACCCGGCTGGCAGGCGCGGCGGCCGGGCCCGTGCTCGGCGCCCTGCTCGCACGCGAAGCCCGTCGTGCCGTGATACGCGCATCAGGCGTGGATGCGACCAGTACGCTCGCGCAGCTGCACTCGGTGCGACGGGCCGGTCGGCGCCTGCGGTACGCCGCTGAGGCGCTGTCCGACAGCCCGGATACGACCTTCGATGCGCCGATGGGATCGCTCGCGGCGGCAGGGCAGGGCGTTCAGGACGTGATCGGCGATCATCGGGACGAACTGCTGTTCGCCTCGTACCTGCGGGACTCGGCTGCGGTCGCGGGCCGATCCGAGCCGGACCGCGCTGTGCTCGAACAGCTCGCGGATGCTGCGCAGCAGCGTGCCGCCGCACGGATCGCCGGTCTCGAAGCCGCGGTGCGGGAGCTTCGCCGAGCCGAGCAGGACTGGCTCCTGCTCTGA